The following proteins are encoded in a genomic region of Paralichthys olivaceus isolate ysfri-2021 chromosome 23, ASM2471397v2, whole genome shotgun sequence:
- the grip1 gene encoding glutamate receptor-interacting protein 1 isoform X3: MERFLALLRLLSRRRRGRRYRADDDYQEGYEDVYYYTSKYNTHLLNEGPYTKHSTGSRPPDGALAIRRQSIPDEFRGCSVVELMKKEGTTLGLTVSGGIDKDGKPRVSNLRQGGIAARSDQLNVGDYIRAVNGINLSKFRHDEIISLLKNVGERVVLEVEYELPPVSVQGSGVMFKNVEVTLHKEGNSFGFVIRGGAHEDRNKSRPIVVTTIRQGGPADREGTVKPGDRLLSIDGIRLHGSTLSEAMSILKQCGQEATLLLEYDVSVMDSVATASGPLLVEVAKASGSSLGVALSTSMFCSKQVIIIDKVKPASIADRCGALHAGDHILSVDGKSMEFCSLAEATQLLSASCQTVRMEILPQHQARPALNAPQHVKVQRSPRPLPWETGNSAPILPPYHYNTYHPDQSATRSHNRHANNPPLSHSFSPGSMSAYSLSSLNMSTLPRNMYPTSPRGTLMRRKAKKKDFKSSLSLASSTVGLAGQVVHTETTEVALIGDGIMGFGLQLQGGVFATETLSSPPLIAYIDPDSPAERCGILQIGDRILSINGVPTEDSTLEETNQLLRDSSITAQLTLEIEFDVAESVIPSSGTFHVKLPKKPGVELGITISSPSNRKPGDPLIISDIKKGSVAHRTGTLELGDKLLAIDNIRVESCSMEEAVQILQQCEELVKLKIRKDEDNSDEQEVSGTIIYTVELQRYGGPLGITISGTEEPFDPIIISSLSKGGLAERTGAIHVGDRILAINSSSLKGKPLSEAISLLQQAGETVTLKIKKQGELSSPKSCVIGPGMGLGVGLSQENQDGEEEPVIMVVPPSSQRAFSTLPSVDSAVESWDGSNMDSSFTSPAPPFQSSPYTFHEWRNAKTINSQSSSSTRQRANPLSDLGLSDDDWDRPPLGGFTVGHDGTEPDQEENFWSQALEDLETCGQSGILRELEETDQETHLLALATIMSGSTLSLNHDPTPLRSTLGRQASFQERSSTRPQVTPRSNTLPSDPQRRAFAMRKMRQEVNEILNQNPVELHKLTLDKNSDLEDFGFSVSDGLLDRGVYVNNIRTGGPAERGGLRAYDRILQINHVRTRDFDCCLVVPLIAESPNRLDLVISRNPTSSCLLANHTDGTTNSSHSPQPIGSDLGPPELSIGQGDDCGPIKWSQPGDLLGAGFGVGQVSNSSL; the protein is encoded by the exons atgaGGGGCCGTACACCAAACACTCCACCGGGTCCAGACCTCCAGACGGAGCGCTGGCCATCAGGAGGCAGAGTATCCCGG ATGAGTTCCGGGGCTGCTCGGTGGTGGAGCTGATGAAGAAGGAGGGGACAACGCTCGGACTGACGGTTTCAGGCGGCATCGACAAAGATGGGAAACCCCGGGTTTCAAACCTGCGGCAGGGAGGCATCGCGGCCCG GAGCGACCAGCTGAACGTGGGCGACTACATCCGCGCCGTGAACGGCATCAACCTCTCCAAGTTCAGACACGATGAAATCATCAGTCTGCTGAAGAACGTCGGGGAGCGGGTCGTCCTGGAGGTCGAGTACGAACTGCCGCCCGTCT CCGTGCAGGGGTCAGGGGTCATGTTCAAGAACGTGGAAGTCACGCTGCACAAAGAAGGAAACAGCTTCGGCTTCGTCatcagag gaggggCCCATGAAGACAGGAACAAGTCTCGTCCCATCGTCGTAACAACAATCAGGCAAGGTGGACCGGCCGACAG aGAAGGAACCGTCAAACCGGGCGATCGGTTGCTAAGCATCGACGGGATTCGTCTCCACGGCAGCACGCTATCGGAGGCCATGAGCATCCTGAAGCAGTGTGGACAGGAAGCTACGCTGCTGCTTGAGTATGACGTCTCAGTGATGG aCTCGGTTGCCACGGCGTCAGGGCCGCTGCTCGTGGAGGTTGCCAAGGCGTCTGGTTCCAGTCTGGGCGTGGCTCTGTCCACCTCCATGTTCTGCAGCAAGCAGGTCATCATCATCGACAAGGTCAAACCAGCCAGTATAGCAGACAG gtgtggtGCTCTTCATGCAGGAGATCACATTTTGTCTGTCGATGGGAAGTCGATGGAGTTTTGTTCTCTGGCTGAAGCCACTCAGCTGctctctgcttcctgtcagaCTGTCCGCATGGAGATCCTGCCGCAACACCAGGCCCGACCGGCCCTGAACGCACCACAGCAcg TCAAGGTGCAGCGTAGTCCCCGCCCCCTCCCCTGGGAAACTGGAAACTCCGCCCCCATCCTTCCCCCCTACCACTACAACACGTACCACCCCGACCAATCAGCTACCAGATCGCACAACCGCCATGCAAACAACCCTC ctcTCAGCCACTCGTTCTCTCCTGGCTCCATGTCAGCCTATAGTCTCTCGTCCCTCAACATGAGCACGCTGCCCCGGAACATGTATCCCACGAGTCCACGGGGCACGTTGATGAGGAGGAAAGCCAAGAAGAAGGACTTCAAGAGCTCAC TGTCTCTTGCGTCCAGCACCGTGGGGCTCGCTGGGCAGGTCGTCCACACGGAGACCACGGAGGTGGCGTTAATAGGCGACGGCATCATGGGCTTCGGCCTGCAGCTGCAGGGCGGAGTGTTCGCCACGGAAACGTTGTCCTCGCCTCCGCTCATCGCTTACATCGACCCCGACAGCCCCGCAGAGAG GTGCGGCATCCTGCAGATTGGAGACAGGATTCTGTCCATAAATGGAGTTCCTACTGAAGACTCCACCCTGGAGGAAACCAATCAGCTGCTCAGAGACTCGTCCATCACTGCTCAGCTCACACTGGAGATCGAGTTCGACGTGGccg agtcGGTCATCCCGAGTTCTGGCACGTTCCACGTGAAGCTGCCAAAGAAACCGGGGGTGGAGCTGGGAATCACCATCAGCT CTCCGTCCAACAGGAAACCAGGTGATCCACTGATCATCTCTGACATCAAGAAAGGCAGTGTcgcacacag gACGGGGACGTTGGAGCTCGGAGACAAGCTGCTGGCCATCGATAACATCCGTGTCGAGAGCTGCTCGATGGAGGAGGCCGTTCAGATcctgcagcagtgtgaggaACTCGTCAAACTCAAGATCCGCAAAGACGAAGACAACTCAG ACGAACAGGAAGTGTCCGGCACCATCATCTacactgtggagctgcagaggtACGGTGGCCCGCTGGGAATCACCATCTCTGGCACCGAGGAGCCGTTCGACCCCATCATCATCTCCTCGCTGAGTAAGGGCGGGCTGGCCGAGAG gactGGTGCGATCCACGTGGGCGATCGTATCCTGGcgatcaacagcagcagcctgaaggGGAAACCTCTGAGTGAAGCCATCAGTCTGCTGCAGCAGGCGGGCGAGACGGTGACGCTGAAGATCAAGAAGCAGGGCGAGC TGTCGAGTCCGAAGTCGTGCGTGATTGGTCCAGGCATGGGCTTGGGGGTGGGGCTCAGTCAGGAGAACCAGGACGGGGAGGAGGAGCCTGTCATCATGGTTGTGCCTCCATCGAGCCAGAGAGCGTTCAGCACTTTACCGTCCGTCGACAGCGCCGTGGAGTCGTGGGACGGATCCAACATGGACAGTAGCTTCACCTCGCCGG CTCCACCGTTTCAGTCGTCTCCGTACACTTTCCACGAGTGGCGCAATGCCAAGACGATCAACAGCCAATCATCGTCCTCGACTCGCCAGCGAGCCAATCCGCTGTCAGATCTGGGCCTGAGTGACGACGACTGGGACCGCCCACCACTCggagg GTTCACCGTGGGGCATGATGGGACGGAACCGGACCAGGAGGAGAACTTCTGGTCTCAGGCTCTGGAGGATCTGGAGACGTGCGGACAGAGCGGCATCCTCAGGGAGCTGGAG GAGACTGATCAGGAGACGCACCTCCTCGCTCTg GCAACCATCATGTCGGGCTCCACCCTCAGCCTGAACCATGACCCCACCCCCCTGCGCAGCACTCTGGGACGCCAGGCGAGTTTTCAGGAGCGCAGCAGCACCCGACCCCAG GTGACCCCTCGGTCCAACACCTTACCCTCTGACCCCCAACGCCGAGCCTTTGCcatgaggaagatgaggcaGGAAGTCAATGAGATCCTAAACCAGAACCCTGTGGAACTCCATAAG TTGACTCTGGACAAAAACTCGGACCTGGAGGACTTTGGTTTCAGTGTTTCTGATGGTTTGTTGGACCGTGGCGTCTACGTTAACAACATTCGAACTGGGGGTCCGGCGGAGCGGGGTGGCCTCCGAGCCTATGACCGAATATTACAG ATTAACCACGTGCGAACCAGGGACTTCGACTGCTGCCTGGTCGTTCCTCTGATCGCAGAGTCTCCAAATCGCTTGGATCTCGTCATCAGTCGAAACCCAacctcctcctgtctgctgGCCAATCACACTGATGGCACCACCAACAGTAGCCACTCCCCTCAGCCAATTGGCAGTGACCTGGGACCCCCTGAGCTTTCTATTGGCCAAGGAGATGATTGTGGTCCAATCAAGTGGAGCCAACCGGGAGATTTGCTGGGGGCAGGGTTTGGGGTGGGGCAGGTGAGTAATAGCTCCTTATAG
- the grip1 gene encoding glutamate receptor-interacting protein 1 isoform X9, which translates to MERFLALLRLLSRRRRGRRYRADDDYQEGYEDVYYYTSKYNTHLLNEGPYTKHSTGSRPPDGALAIRRQSIPDEFRGCSVVELMKKEGTTLGLTVSGGIDKDGKPRVSNLRQGGIAARSDQLNVGDYIRAVNGINLSKFRHDEIISLLKNVGERVVLEVEYELPPVSVQGSGVMFKNVEVTLHKEGNSFGFVIRGGAHEDRNKSRPIVVTTIRQGGPADREGTVKPGDRLLSIDGIRLHGSTLSEAMSILKQCGQEATLLLEYDVSVMDSVATASGPLLVEVAKASGSSLGVALSTSMFCSKQVIIIDKVKPASIADRCGALHAGDHILSVDGKSMEFCSLAEATQLLSASCQTVRMEILPQHQARPALNAPQHALSHSFSPGSMSAYSLSSLNMSTLPRNMYPTSPRGTLMRRKAKKKDFKSSLSLASSTVGLAGQVVHTETTEVALIGDGIMGFGLQLQGGVFATETLSSPPLIAYIDPDSPAERCGILQIGDRILSINGVPTEDSTLEETNQLLRDSSITAQLTLEIEFDVAESVIPSSGTFHVKLPKKPGVELGITISSPSNRKPGDPLIISDIKKGSVAHRTGTLELGDKLLAIDNIRVESCSMEEAVQILQQCEELVKLKIRKDEDNSDEQEVSGTIIYTVELQRYGGPLGITISGTEEPFDPIIISSLSKGGLAERTGAIHVGDRILAINSSSLKGKPLSEAISLLQQAGETVTLKIKKQGELSSPKSCVIGPGMGLGVGLSQENQDGEEEPVIMVVPPSSQRAFSTLPSVDSAVESWDGSNMDSSFTSPAPPFQSSPYTFHEWRNAKTINSQSSSSTRQRANPLSDLGLSDDDWDRPPLGGACNLPSGLITDSRFTVGHDGTEPDQEENFWSQALEDLETCGQSGILRELEATIMSGSTLSLNHDPTPLRSTLGRQASFQERSSTRPQVTPRSNTLPSDPQRRAFAMRKMRQEVNEILNQNPVELHKLTLDKNSDLEDFGFSVSDGLLDRGVYVNNIRTGGPAERGGLRAYDRILQINHVRTRDFDCCLVVPLIAESPNRLDLVISRNPTSSCLLANHTDGTTNSSHSPQPIGSDLGPPELSIGQGDDCGPIKWSQPGDLLGAGFGVGQVSNSSL; encoded by the exons atgaGGGGCCGTACACCAAACACTCCACCGGGTCCAGACCTCCAGACGGAGCGCTGGCCATCAGGAGGCAGAGTATCCCGG ATGAGTTCCGGGGCTGCTCGGTGGTGGAGCTGATGAAGAAGGAGGGGACAACGCTCGGACTGACGGTTTCAGGCGGCATCGACAAAGATGGGAAACCCCGGGTTTCAAACCTGCGGCAGGGAGGCATCGCGGCCCG GAGCGACCAGCTGAACGTGGGCGACTACATCCGCGCCGTGAACGGCATCAACCTCTCCAAGTTCAGACACGATGAAATCATCAGTCTGCTGAAGAACGTCGGGGAGCGGGTCGTCCTGGAGGTCGAGTACGAACTGCCGCCCGTCT CCGTGCAGGGGTCAGGGGTCATGTTCAAGAACGTGGAAGTCACGCTGCACAAAGAAGGAAACAGCTTCGGCTTCGTCatcagag gaggggCCCATGAAGACAGGAACAAGTCTCGTCCCATCGTCGTAACAACAATCAGGCAAGGTGGACCGGCCGACAG aGAAGGAACCGTCAAACCGGGCGATCGGTTGCTAAGCATCGACGGGATTCGTCTCCACGGCAGCACGCTATCGGAGGCCATGAGCATCCTGAAGCAGTGTGGACAGGAAGCTACGCTGCTGCTTGAGTATGACGTCTCAGTGATGG aCTCGGTTGCCACGGCGTCAGGGCCGCTGCTCGTGGAGGTTGCCAAGGCGTCTGGTTCCAGTCTGGGCGTGGCTCTGTCCACCTCCATGTTCTGCAGCAAGCAGGTCATCATCATCGACAAGGTCAAACCAGCCAGTATAGCAGACAG gtgtggtGCTCTTCATGCAGGAGATCACATTTTGTCTGTCGATGGGAAGTCGATGGAGTTTTGTTCTCTGGCTGAAGCCACTCAGCTGctctctgcttcctgtcagaCTGTCCGCATGGAGATCCTGCCGCAACACCAGGCCCGACCGGCCCTGAACGCACCACAGCAcg ctcTCAGCCACTCGTTCTCTCCTGGCTCCATGTCAGCCTATAGTCTCTCGTCCCTCAACATGAGCACGCTGCCCCGGAACATGTATCCCACGAGTCCACGGGGCACGTTGATGAGGAGGAAAGCCAAGAAGAAGGACTTCAAGAGCTCAC TGTCTCTTGCGTCCAGCACCGTGGGGCTCGCTGGGCAGGTCGTCCACACGGAGACCACGGAGGTGGCGTTAATAGGCGACGGCATCATGGGCTTCGGCCTGCAGCTGCAGGGCGGAGTGTTCGCCACGGAAACGTTGTCCTCGCCTCCGCTCATCGCTTACATCGACCCCGACAGCCCCGCAGAGAG GTGCGGCATCCTGCAGATTGGAGACAGGATTCTGTCCATAAATGGAGTTCCTACTGAAGACTCCACCCTGGAGGAAACCAATCAGCTGCTCAGAGACTCGTCCATCACTGCTCAGCTCACACTGGAGATCGAGTTCGACGTGGccg agtcGGTCATCCCGAGTTCTGGCACGTTCCACGTGAAGCTGCCAAAGAAACCGGGGGTGGAGCTGGGAATCACCATCAGCT CTCCGTCCAACAGGAAACCAGGTGATCCACTGATCATCTCTGACATCAAGAAAGGCAGTGTcgcacacag gACGGGGACGTTGGAGCTCGGAGACAAGCTGCTGGCCATCGATAACATCCGTGTCGAGAGCTGCTCGATGGAGGAGGCCGTTCAGATcctgcagcagtgtgaggaACTCGTCAAACTCAAGATCCGCAAAGACGAAGACAACTCAG ACGAACAGGAAGTGTCCGGCACCATCATCTacactgtggagctgcagaggtACGGTGGCCCGCTGGGAATCACCATCTCTGGCACCGAGGAGCCGTTCGACCCCATCATCATCTCCTCGCTGAGTAAGGGCGGGCTGGCCGAGAG gactGGTGCGATCCACGTGGGCGATCGTATCCTGGcgatcaacagcagcagcctgaaggGGAAACCTCTGAGTGAAGCCATCAGTCTGCTGCAGCAGGCGGGCGAGACGGTGACGCTGAAGATCAAGAAGCAGGGCGAGC TGTCGAGTCCGAAGTCGTGCGTGATTGGTCCAGGCATGGGCTTGGGGGTGGGGCTCAGTCAGGAGAACCAGGACGGGGAGGAGGAGCCTGTCATCATGGTTGTGCCTCCATCGAGCCAGAGAGCGTTCAGCACTTTACCGTCCGTCGACAGCGCCGTGGAGTCGTGGGACGGATCCAACATGGACAGTAGCTTCACCTCGCCGG CTCCACCGTTTCAGTCGTCTCCGTACACTTTCCACGAGTGGCGCAATGCCAAGACGATCAACAGCCAATCATCGTCCTCGACTCGCCAGCGAGCCAATCCGCTGTCAGATCTGGGCCTGAGTGACGACGACTGGGACCGCCCACCACTCggagg agcCTGTAACCTGCCCAGCGGTCTAATCACTGACAGCAG GTTCACCGTGGGGCATGATGGGACGGAACCGGACCAGGAGGAGAACTTCTGGTCTCAGGCTCTGGAGGATCTGGAGACGTGCGGACAGAGCGGCATCCTCAGGGAGCTGGAG GCAACCATCATGTCGGGCTCCACCCTCAGCCTGAACCATGACCCCACCCCCCTGCGCAGCACTCTGGGACGCCAGGCGAGTTTTCAGGAGCGCAGCAGCACCCGACCCCAG GTGACCCCTCGGTCCAACACCTTACCCTCTGACCCCCAACGCCGAGCCTTTGCcatgaggaagatgaggcaGGAAGTCAATGAGATCCTAAACCAGAACCCTGTGGAACTCCATAAG TTGACTCTGGACAAAAACTCGGACCTGGAGGACTTTGGTTTCAGTGTTTCTGATGGTTTGTTGGACCGTGGCGTCTACGTTAACAACATTCGAACTGGGGGTCCGGCGGAGCGGGGTGGCCTCCGAGCCTATGACCGAATATTACAG ATTAACCACGTGCGAACCAGGGACTTCGACTGCTGCCTGGTCGTTCCTCTGATCGCAGAGTCTCCAAATCGCTTGGATCTCGTCATCAGTCGAAACCCAacctcctcctgtctgctgGCCAATCACACTGATGGCACCACCAACAGTAGCCACTCCCCTCAGCCAATTGGCAGTGACCTGGGACCCCCTGAGCTTTCTATTGGCCAAGGAGATGATTGTGGTCCAATCAAGTGGAGCCAACCGGGAGATTTGCTGGGGGCAGGGTTTGGGGTGGGGCAGGTGAGTAATAGCTCCTTATAG
- the grip1 gene encoding glutamate receptor-interacting protein 1 isoform X10 produces the protein MIAVSFKCRCQILRRVNKDEGPYTKHSTGSRPPDGALAIRRQSIPDEFRGCSVVELMKKEGTTLGLTVSGGIDKDGKPRVSNLRQGGIAARSDQLNVGDYIRAVNGINLSKFRHDEIISLLKNVGERVVLEVEYELPPVSVQGSGVMFKNVEVTLHKEGNSFGFVIRGGAHEDRNKSRPIVVTTIRQGGPADREGTVKPGDRLLSIDGIRLHGSTLSEAMSILKQCGQEATLLLEYDVSVMDSVATASGPLLVEVAKASGSSLGVALSTSMFCSKQVIIIDKVKPASIADRCGALHAGDHILSVDGKSMEFCSLAEATQLLSASCQTVRMEILPQHQARPALNAPQHVKVQRSPRPLPWETGNSAPILPPYHYNTYHPDQSATRSHNRHANNPPLSHSFSPGSMSAYSLSSLNMSTLPRNMYPTSPRGTLMRRKAKKKDFKSSLSLASSTVGLAGQVVHTETTEVALIGDGIMGFGLQLQGGVFATETLSSPPLIAYIDPDSPAERCGILQIGDRILSINGVPTEDSTLEETNQLLRDSSITAQLTLEIEFDVAESVIPSSGTFHVKLPKKPGVELGITISSPSNRKPGDPLIISDIKKGSVAHRTGTLELGDKLLAIDNIRVESCSMEEAVQILQQCEELVKLKIRKDEDNSDEQEVSGTIIYTVELQRYGGPLGITISGTEEPFDPIIISSLSKGGLAERTGAIHVGDRILAINSSSLKGKPLSEAISLLQQAGETVTLKIKKQGELSSPKSCVIGPGMGLGVGLSQENQDGEEEPVIMVVPPSSQRAFSTLPSVDSAVESWDGSNMDSSFTSPAPPFQSSPYTFHEWRNAKTINSQSSSSTRQRANPLSDLGLSDDDWDRPPLGGACNLPSGLITDSRFTVGHDGTEPDQEENFWSQALEDLETCGQSGILRELEATIMSGSTLSLNHDPTPLRSTLGRQASFQERSSTRPQVTPRSNTLPSDPQRRAFAMRKMRQEVNEILNQNPVELHKLTLDKNSDLEDFGFSVSDGLLDRGVYVNNIRTGGPAERGGLRAYDRILQINHVRTRDFDCCLVVPLIAESPNRLDLVISRNPTSSCLLANHTDGTTNSSHSPQPIGSDLGPPELSIGQGDDCGPIKWSQPGDLLGAGFGVGQVSNSSL, from the exons atgaGGGGCCGTACACCAAACACTCCACCGGGTCCAGACCTCCAGACGGAGCGCTGGCCATCAGGAGGCAGAGTATCCCGG ATGAGTTCCGGGGCTGCTCGGTGGTGGAGCTGATGAAGAAGGAGGGGACAACGCTCGGACTGACGGTTTCAGGCGGCATCGACAAAGATGGGAAACCCCGGGTTTCAAACCTGCGGCAGGGAGGCATCGCGGCCCG GAGCGACCAGCTGAACGTGGGCGACTACATCCGCGCCGTGAACGGCATCAACCTCTCCAAGTTCAGACACGATGAAATCATCAGTCTGCTGAAGAACGTCGGGGAGCGGGTCGTCCTGGAGGTCGAGTACGAACTGCCGCCCGTCT CCGTGCAGGGGTCAGGGGTCATGTTCAAGAACGTGGAAGTCACGCTGCACAAAGAAGGAAACAGCTTCGGCTTCGTCatcagag gaggggCCCATGAAGACAGGAACAAGTCTCGTCCCATCGTCGTAACAACAATCAGGCAAGGTGGACCGGCCGACAG aGAAGGAACCGTCAAACCGGGCGATCGGTTGCTAAGCATCGACGGGATTCGTCTCCACGGCAGCACGCTATCGGAGGCCATGAGCATCCTGAAGCAGTGTGGACAGGAAGCTACGCTGCTGCTTGAGTATGACGTCTCAGTGATGG aCTCGGTTGCCACGGCGTCAGGGCCGCTGCTCGTGGAGGTTGCCAAGGCGTCTGGTTCCAGTCTGGGCGTGGCTCTGTCCACCTCCATGTTCTGCAGCAAGCAGGTCATCATCATCGACAAGGTCAAACCAGCCAGTATAGCAGACAG gtgtggtGCTCTTCATGCAGGAGATCACATTTTGTCTGTCGATGGGAAGTCGATGGAGTTTTGTTCTCTGGCTGAAGCCACTCAGCTGctctctgcttcctgtcagaCTGTCCGCATGGAGATCCTGCCGCAACACCAGGCCCGACCGGCCCTGAACGCACCACAGCAcg TCAAGGTGCAGCGTAGTCCCCGCCCCCTCCCCTGGGAAACTGGAAACTCCGCCCCCATCCTTCCCCCCTACCACTACAACACGTACCACCCCGACCAATCAGCTACCAGATCGCACAACCGCCATGCAAACAACCCTC ctcTCAGCCACTCGTTCTCTCCTGGCTCCATGTCAGCCTATAGTCTCTCGTCCCTCAACATGAGCACGCTGCCCCGGAACATGTATCCCACGAGTCCACGGGGCACGTTGATGAGGAGGAAAGCCAAGAAGAAGGACTTCAAGAGCTCAC TGTCTCTTGCGTCCAGCACCGTGGGGCTCGCTGGGCAGGTCGTCCACACGGAGACCACGGAGGTGGCGTTAATAGGCGACGGCATCATGGGCTTCGGCCTGCAGCTGCAGGGCGGAGTGTTCGCCACGGAAACGTTGTCCTCGCCTCCGCTCATCGCTTACATCGACCCCGACAGCCCCGCAGAGAG GTGCGGCATCCTGCAGATTGGAGACAGGATTCTGTCCATAAATGGAGTTCCTACTGAAGACTCCACCCTGGAGGAAACCAATCAGCTGCTCAGAGACTCGTCCATCACTGCTCAGCTCACACTGGAGATCGAGTTCGACGTGGccg agtcGGTCATCCCGAGTTCTGGCACGTTCCACGTGAAGCTGCCAAAGAAACCGGGGGTGGAGCTGGGAATCACCATCAGCT CTCCGTCCAACAGGAAACCAGGTGATCCACTGATCATCTCTGACATCAAGAAAGGCAGTGTcgcacacag gACGGGGACGTTGGAGCTCGGAGACAAGCTGCTGGCCATCGATAACATCCGTGTCGAGAGCTGCTCGATGGAGGAGGCCGTTCAGATcctgcagcagtgtgaggaACTCGTCAAACTCAAGATCCGCAAAGACGAAGACAACTCAG ACGAACAGGAAGTGTCCGGCACCATCATCTacactgtggagctgcagaggtACGGTGGCCCGCTGGGAATCACCATCTCTGGCACCGAGGAGCCGTTCGACCCCATCATCATCTCCTCGCTGAGTAAGGGCGGGCTGGCCGAGAG gactGGTGCGATCCACGTGGGCGATCGTATCCTGGcgatcaacagcagcagcctgaaggGGAAACCTCTGAGTGAAGCCATCAGTCTGCTGCAGCAGGCGGGCGAGACGGTGACGCTGAAGATCAAGAAGCAGGGCGAGC TGTCGAGTCCGAAGTCGTGCGTGATTGGTCCAGGCATGGGCTTGGGGGTGGGGCTCAGTCAGGAGAACCAGGACGGGGAGGAGGAGCCTGTCATCATGGTTGTGCCTCCATCGAGCCAGAGAGCGTTCAGCACTTTACCGTCCGTCGACAGCGCCGTGGAGTCGTGGGACGGATCCAACATGGACAGTAGCTTCACCTCGCCGG CTCCACCGTTTCAGTCGTCTCCGTACACTTTCCACGAGTGGCGCAATGCCAAGACGATCAACAGCCAATCATCGTCCTCGACTCGCCAGCGAGCCAATCCGCTGTCAGATCTGGGCCTGAGTGACGACGACTGGGACCGCCCACCACTCggagg agcCTGTAACCTGCCCAGCGGTCTAATCACTGACAGCAG GTTCACCGTGGGGCATGATGGGACGGAACCGGACCAGGAGGAGAACTTCTGGTCTCAGGCTCTGGAGGATCTGGAGACGTGCGGACAGAGCGGCATCCTCAGGGAGCTGGAG GCAACCATCATGTCGGGCTCCACCCTCAGCCTGAACCATGACCCCACCCCCCTGCGCAGCACTCTGGGACGCCAGGCGAGTTTTCAGGAGCGCAGCAGCACCCGACCCCAG GTGACCCCTCGGTCCAACACCTTACCCTCTGACCCCCAACGCCGAGCCTTTGCcatgaggaagatgaggcaGGAAGTCAATGAGATCCTAAACCAGAACCCTGTGGAACTCCATAAG TTGACTCTGGACAAAAACTCGGACCTGGAGGACTTTGGTTTCAGTGTTTCTGATGGTTTGTTGGACCGTGGCGTCTACGTTAACAACATTCGAACTGGGGGTCCGGCGGAGCGGGGTGGCCTCCGAGCCTATGACCGAATATTACAG ATTAACCACGTGCGAACCAGGGACTTCGACTGCTGCCTGGTCGTTCCTCTGATCGCAGAGTCTCCAAATCGCTTGGATCTCGTCATCAGTCGAAACCCAacctcctcctgtctgctgGCCAATCACACTGATGGCACCACCAACAGTAGCCACTCCCCTCAGCCAATTGGCAGTGACCTGGGACCCCCTGAGCTTTCTATTGGCCAAGGAGATGATTGTGGTCCAATCAAGTGGAGCCAACCGGGAGATTTGCTGGGGGCAGGGTTTGGGGTGGGGCAGGTGAGTAATAGCTCCTTATAG